A single window of uncultured Pseudodesulfovibrio sp. DNA harbors:
- a CDS encoding rubredoxin — protein MDKWECPCGYVYDPAEGDPENNIEIGTKFEDLPDDWTCPQCGAEKEYFEKL, from the coding sequence ATGGATAAGTGGGAATGCCCTTGTGGCTATGTGTATGATCCGGCAGAAGGTGATCCTGAGAACAATATCGAGATCGGTACAAAATTCGAAGATTTGCCTGATGATTGGACTTGTCCCCAGTGTGGTGCTGAAAAGGAATATTTCGAAAAACTGTAA
- the ruvC gene encoding crossover junction endodeoxyribonuclease RuvC: MSDKGLIVLGLDPGTRVTGYGIVRELSGQVELVETGTIRTPVKKDMAVRLGVIFDRLQELIEKFAPAEAAIENVFVSKNPSSALKLGQARGACMAACATNGIPMGEYEPTKVKKNLVGVGNAPKSQVAFMVAHTLGEKKPDWAEDASDALAIAICHLNERRMRKLTGL; the protein is encoded by the coding sequence ATGAGCGATAAAGGTTTGATCGTCCTTGGTTTGGACCCCGGAACGCGGGTGACAGGCTACGGTATAGTCCGTGAATTATCCGGGCAGGTCGAACTTGTGGAGACCGGCACCATTCGCACGCCGGTCAAAAAAGATATGGCCGTCAGGTTGGGTGTGATTTTTGACAGGCTTCAGGAGCTTATCGAAAAGTTTGCACCGGCAGAGGCCGCCATCGAAAATGTGTTCGTATCCAAGAACCCCTCGTCCGCCCTGAAACTGGGGCAGGCGAGGGGTGCTTGCATGGCAGCCTGCGCCACCAACGGCATTCCCATGGGCGAATATGAACCTACCAAGGTCAAGAAAAACCTTGTGGGAGTGGGGAATGCACCCAAGTCCCAAGTCGCTTTCATGGTCGCGCACACGCTTGGTGAGAAAAAGCCGGATTGGGCCGAAGATGCGTCCGATGCCCTTGCTATTGCCATCTGCCATTTGAACGAGCGACGTATGCGCAAATTGACCGGTTTGTAG
- a CDS encoding 4Fe-4S binding protein, translating into MKIPFIKQSTINYYQSCRKQGLSLFDFIHGYVYGRWCYHYIGLAGDKEPWWRYLWAPLILIINKHTPFLSNDKNRTGDSNQQKATWGDSYHGKPLPLDEAVKMIKINRAVNTEVSEQVLPYTRARDIVLNNPKIIVLLDCPCRSGMKNPCTPIDVCILIGDPFATFMLEHHPDKTRQITANEAVRIIKAEQARGHVSHAFFKDVMLGRFYAICNCCSCCCGAMKAQSHGMNMLCSSGYLAEVNTENCVRCGLCAEKCQFKAIGFNKESAFIREDKCMGCGVCVQVCSKDALSLRLAPEKGAPLLVDSIP; encoded by the coding sequence ATGAAAATACCCTTCATCAAACAGTCCACCATCAATTACTACCAAAGCTGTCGGAAGCAGGGTTTATCCCTTTTCGACTTCATTCACGGATACGTCTATGGCCGCTGGTGTTACCATTACATTGGTCTGGCCGGAGACAAGGAGCCATGGTGGCGGTATCTCTGGGCACCATTGATCCTTATCATCAATAAGCACACACCCTTTCTGTCCAACGACAAGAATCGAACCGGTGACTCCAATCAACAAAAAGCGACTTGGGGTGATTCCTACCACGGCAAACCGTTGCCTCTGGACGAAGCCGTGAAGATGATCAAGATAAATCGTGCAGTGAACACTGAAGTTTCAGAGCAAGTTCTCCCGTACACCCGCGCCCGAGATATCGTACTCAACAACCCAAAAATAATAGTCCTGTTGGATTGCCCCTGTCGGTCCGGCATGAAGAACCCGTGTACGCCCATCGACGTCTGCATCCTCATCGGCGATCCGTTTGCTACCTTCATGTTAGAACACCATCCAGACAAAACCCGCCAAATCACAGCAAATGAAGCCGTCCGAATCATCAAGGCGGAACAGGCTCGCGGCCATGTTTCTCACGCTTTTTTCAAGGATGTCATGCTCGGAAGATTCTATGCCATCTGCAATTGTTGCTCATGTTGCTGTGGGGCCATGAAGGCTCAGAGCCACGGCATGAACATGCTCTGTTCATCCGGTTATTTGGCTGAAGTCAACACAGAGAATTGTGTCCGATGCGGCCTGTGCGCCGAGAAATGCCAATTCAAAGCCATTGGCTTCAATAAGGAATCAGCCTTTATACGCGAAGACAAATGTATGGGATGCGGCGTCTGTGTGCAGGTGTGTTCCAAGGATGCTCTCTCGCTCAGGCTGGCTCCGGAAAAGGGTGCCCCCCTTCTCGTAGACTCTATCCCATAG
- a CDS encoding CPBP family intramembrane glutamic endopeptidase: MNNQKDTIRLKPLLLFMALTFGVTWAVEIPLISNGMRFDSLTGISNPALLLMAVMWIPGVSALLITAFVEKRNFTNLRDSLRLRLGTSLGAYFLTILLVPTLFAGMYLLSWGLGFADFSPQNPSVAGETNLDSVLQIMLPMSIFLGPFINLIFGLGEEIGWRGFMLPRLMPLGKPLAYSLLGLIWGIWHAPLILAGFNYPGYPVGGIIMMCVLCFAFSLFLNEMTLHYDSSILAGFIHGAVNAQGYGVWLLLFPDVHPLLGGSVGLTGIVVWLITGLFCTIILKKLGPSPSTIQSN, encoded by the coding sequence ATGAATAATCAAAAAGACACCATACGCCTCAAACCGCTTCTGTTGTTCATGGCCCTCACTTTCGGAGTCACATGGGCCGTGGAGATTCCTCTTATCTCCAACGGCATGCGCTTCGACAGTCTGACAGGCATATCCAATCCGGCCCTCTTGCTCATGGCAGTCATGTGGATTCCGGGCGTATCTGCTTTGTTAATCACTGCATTTGTCGAAAAAAGAAATTTCACAAATCTGCGCGACTCCCTCCGTTTGCGTCTGGGAACATCATTGGGTGCGTATTTTTTAACTATTCTTCTGGTCCCCACCCTTTTTGCTGGAATGTATTTACTCTCTTGGGGACTTGGTTTTGCCGATTTTTCCCCGCAGAATCCTAGCGTCGCTGGTGAAACAAATTTAGACAGCGTACTTCAAATCATGCTTCCAATGTCCATTTTTCTGGGACCATTCATCAATCTCATTTTCGGATTGGGTGAAGAAATCGGCTGGCGCGGCTTCATGTTGCCGCGACTCATGCCTCTGGGTAAACCTTTGGCATACTCATTACTCGGTCTCATCTGGGGTATATGGCATGCGCCACTCATTCTGGCAGGATTCAACTACCCCGGTTATCCCGTGGGCGGAATCATCATGATGTGTGTGCTTTGCTTTGCGTTCAGTCTTTTCCTTAATGAAATGACCCTGCACTACGACTCATCAATTCTTGCCGGATTCATCCACGGCGCAGTCAATGCCCAAGGCTACGGCGTATGGCTCTTACTCTTCCCCGACGTTCACCCTCTTCTGGGCGGATCGGTCGGACTAACCGGGATCGTTGTCTGGTTGATCACGGGATTATTCTGCACAATAATTTTAAAAAAACTTGGACCGTCTCCCTCTACAATCCAATCTAATTAA
- a CDS encoding class II aldolase/adducin family protein has protein sequence MKRLCDKYAAKLVTQGLAAPNDPIIGGLDAELVWNRPDPRTEKFTKLFEVLSINSLVFSKPAEPYATILDFLAERTDSAIRPQDTETRTFLHDIPICREFKASAMETSLKKRKAVIIPGEGIISCGTVSPEQGFVFYSSTIFACFVLFFSDYLNKLRNKTLDDEYREVFQHVVKNLPKPHTTLPQQVSGPFTDEETVLAAMAKTGRHVVEYGLVDSFFGNISYNLNGTVYISQTGSSLEELEGCIDPCPMDGSATTGLTASSELSAHEDVYRRSGYRCILHGHPKFSVIMSMDCDKTDCPNRGECHIKCTECRTVEGIPIVPGEVGTGPTGLCNTLPPAIASSGSAIVHGHGLFTAGLNDFNKAFERLLDIENQCRKHYFDMVKSYE, from the coding sequence ATGAAACGCCTCTGCGATAAATACGCCGCAAAACTGGTAACCCAAGGTCTGGCCGCCCCCAATGATCCCATCATAGGCGGCCTTGATGCCGAACTGGTGTGGAATCGACCAGACCCGCGCACTGAAAAATTCACCAAACTTTTCGAGGTATTGTCCATCAATTCTCTGGTCTTTTCAAAACCAGCAGAACCATATGCCACCATCCTCGACTTTCTGGCCGAACGCACAGATTCGGCCATTCGCCCGCAAGACACCGAGACCCGTACATTTCTGCACGACATCCCGATTTGTCGAGAATTCAAGGCTTCGGCCATGGAAACCAGTCTCAAGAAACGCAAAGCTGTCATCATTCCCGGTGAAGGTATTATCTCCTGCGGCACAGTCAGCCCTGAACAGGGATTCGTTTTCTATTCGTCGACCATATTCGCCTGTTTTGTGCTCTTTTTTTCCGACTACCTGAACAAATTACGCAACAAGACTCTCGACGATGAGTACCGCGAAGTATTTCAGCATGTGGTAAAAAATTTGCCAAAACCACACACTACATTACCCCAGCAAGTATCCGGTCCTTTCACCGATGAGGAGACTGTTCTCGCAGCCATGGCTAAAACTGGTCGTCATGTGGTGGAATATGGATTGGTTGATTCATTTTTCGGCAACATCTCCTACAATCTCAATGGTACCGTCTATATTTCCCAGACCGGAAGTTCTCTTGAAGAGCTTGAAGGTTGCATCGACCCATGTCCCATGGATGGAAGCGCAACCACTGGTCTGACAGCTTCATCGGAACTCTCGGCACATGAAGATGTGTATCGGCGTTCCGGTTACCGTTGCATCCTTCACGGCCACCCAAAATTTTCCGTCATTATGTCCATGGATTGTGATAAAACGGACTGCCCCAACCGGGGTGAATGCCACATCAAATGCACGGAATGTCGTACGGTGGAAGGCATCCCTATTGTTCCCGGCGAAGTTGGCACAGGTCCCACGGGACTCTGCAACACACTCCCACCGGCCATAGCTTCATCAGGCTCGGCAATTGTTCATGGACACGGACTTTTCACGGCGGGTTTAAACGATTTTAACAAAGCCTTTGAAAGGCTTCTCGACATTGAAAACCAATGCCGCAAGCACTATTTCGACATGGTAAAGTCCTATGAATAA
- a CDS encoding YebC/PmpR family DNA-binding transcriptional regulator: MAGHSKWANIQHRKGRQDAKRAKFFTKAAKDIILAAKAGGGNPEDNSTLRLAIQKAKAVNLPKDKIDNAIKKGTGELAGGDILEILYEGYGPGGVAMMVEVATDNKNRIVAEIRHAFTKHNGNMAEAGAVSYMFNKKGVIVFDKEKYTEDDLMEVGLEAGAEDIIDDGDTFTVQTEPGDFMAVQQAFVDAEMEYQSAEVDQVPENLVPVDVPTGKKVMALFEALEDNDDTQKVYLNADFPDELFDEEE, encoded by the coding sequence ATGGCCGGACATAGTAAATGGGCAAATATTCAGCATCGCAAGGGTCGTCAGGATGCCAAACGCGCGAAATTTTTTACCAAAGCTGCCAAGGATATCATTTTGGCAGCCAAGGCTGGTGGCGGTAATCCAGAGGATAACTCCACTTTGCGTTTGGCGATTCAGAAAGCCAAGGCTGTGAACCTGCCCAAAGACAAGATCGACAATGCCATTAAAAAAGGTACCGGCGAATTGGCTGGTGGCGATATCCTTGAGATTTTGTACGAAGGGTATGGTCCCGGTGGCGTTGCCATGATGGTAGAAGTCGCGACCGATAACAAGAACCGTATCGTGGCCGAAATTCGTCACGCCTTCACCAAGCACAATGGTAACATGGCTGAGGCCGGGGCCGTGTCGTACATGTTCAATAAAAAAGGTGTCATTGTCTTTGACAAGGAAAAGTACACTGAAGATGATTTGATGGAAGTCGGCTTGGAAGCCGGTGCTGAAGATATCATCGATGACGGTGATACTTTTACCGTGCAGACCGAACCCGGTGATTTCATGGCTGTGCAGCAGGCCTTTGTTGATGCCGAGATGGAATACCAATCTGCCGAAGTGGATCAGGTCCCTGAGAATCTTGTGCCTGTGGACGTTCCTACCGGTAAGAAGGTCATGGCCTTGTTTGAAGCGCTGGAAGACAACGACGACACGCAAAAAGTGTATCTTAACGCTGACTTCCCGGACGAATTGTTCGACGAAGAAGAATAA
- the ruvA gene encoding Holliday junction branch migration protein RuvA — MIGYLQGTVLSANEKGLVILTPGGVGYEVAAPTSVVAKLPGKGGKIEIFIHTQVAEKAIDLFGFLTADDLDLFRTLISIDKLGPKKAMAILSMFDADHLREIAFREDVTMLSTVPGIGPKSAKQILWNLKDKVDKLKSTTGATIASAPQGPQGEYLDTLAGLKGLGYAEDEVRPMIIDVFEEEPDLDAAGGIRAVLKKINAARS, encoded by the coding sequence ATGATCGGATATTTGCAGGGAACAGTCTTGTCAGCCAACGAAAAGGGGCTGGTCATCTTGACGCCCGGTGGTGTGGGATACGAAGTGGCCGCACCTACGTCAGTTGTTGCCAAGTTGCCGGGGAAAGGTGGAAAAATAGAAATTTTCATCCATACTCAGGTCGCAGAGAAAGCCATTGATCTGTTCGGTTTTTTGACCGCTGACGATCTTGATTTATTCCGAACACTTATTTCCATCGACAAGCTCGGGCCGAAAAAGGCCATGGCTATTCTGTCCATGTTCGATGCGGATCACCTGCGGGAGATCGCTTTTCGTGAAGATGTGACCATGCTGTCCACGGTGCCCGGTATCGGTCCGAAGTCTGCCAAACAGATTTTGTGGAACCTCAAGGACAAGGTGGACAAGCTTAAATCCACCACCGGGGCAACCATCGCTTCCGCACCGCAGGGACCACAGGGCGAGTACCTCGATACTCTTGCCGGGCTTAAGGGCTTGGGATACGCTGAAGATGAAGTTCGTCCCATGATTATTGATGTTTTTGAAGAAGAACCCGACCTCGACGCTGCCGGTGGTATCCGTGCAGTGCTCAAGAAAATCAACGCGGCACGCTCATGA
- a CDS encoding tetratricopeptide repeat protein produces MAEKKIDKARRNFLFGAVRRFKNEDPDQPVASTAECVEAIKDANGLYVDGEFEAARDKYKECLKSDQNDADVRYRLGVCQYKLGKYRQAKVEFERTLRIDRSYQDAFLYLGLTLVRLGKPEKAPGLWTQYFNIKAVVVQRELNLQLGLLETGVVDPPEVIAEAVEAAIRDAGDAVG; encoded by the coding sequence ATGGCCGAAAAAAAGATAGATAAAGCCCGTCGTAACTTTTTGTTTGGAGCGGTTCGTCGCTTCAAGAACGAGGACCCGGATCAGCCCGTGGCGTCCACCGCAGAGTGTGTGGAAGCGATCAAGGATGCCAACGGTCTCTACGTGGATGGAGAGTTCGAGGCTGCGCGTGACAAATATAAGGAATGTCTTAAGTCGGATCAGAATGATGCCGACGTGCGCTATCGACTGGGAGTCTGTCAGTATAAGCTGGGCAAGTATCGTCAGGCCAAGGTTGAATTTGAGCGCACTTTGCGTATTGATCGCTCATATCAAGACGCATTCCTGTATCTTGGATTAACGCTGGTAAGACTCGGTAAGCCGGAAAAGGCGCCGGGGCTGTGGACACAATATTTCAATATCAAGGCCGTGGTCGTTCAGCGGGAACTGAATTTACAACTCGGCCTGTTGGAAACGGGGGTTGTTGATCCGCCTGAAGTCATTGCCGAGGCTGTGGAAGCGGCTATCAGGGATGCTGGCGATGCCGTCGGGTGA
- a CDS encoding pancreas/duodenum homeobox protein 1 — protein MSQYGEIFTDDLLLTIFPEERADAFFEALFGDAEEGSYDISLGFVGESDSSLDFEMRLMQRPGKCLACNLTYGLPEVFARHPIINVQGVADAVADAIGKNSAAWKFGATRELSRELHVIPLNIRPE, from the coding sequence ATGAGCCAGTACGGTGAAATCTTTACTGACGACCTGTTGCTGACAATCTTTCCCGAAGAACGGGCGGATGCGTTTTTCGAGGCATTATTTGGGGATGCGGAAGAAGGGAGCTATGATATCTCACTTGGGTTTGTCGGGGAAAGTGATTCCTCACTCGATTTTGAGATGAGACTCATGCAGCGTCCCGGTAAGTGTTTGGCGTGTAACTTGACTTACGGCTTGCCTGAAGTTTTTGCCCGGCATCCTATTATCAATGTACAGGGTGTTGCAGACGCCGTGGCCGACGCTATTGGTAAAAACTCCGCTGCCTGGAAGTTCGGTGCCACGCGAGAGCTTTCGCGGGAATTGCATGTCATCCCGTTGAATATCCGGCCTGAATAG
- a CDS encoding DUF401 family protein — MESLITTLAPFLKVLFAFCIMLAGMRFKAGLGLSILVGGAAMGFMFGLEPIPLAKASAMALTQEKFHFLIAIVGLILILSDAMERSGQSKRLMNALSGFLTSPRLRLVFFPALIGLLPMPGGAVFSAPMVKTVSEDMRISNSDRAVVNYWFRHVWELVWPLYPGIILTLGLADIQILDLISYTWPGTPVMLLAGWWFFLRPGVLDASELVVENLPTTRSKKAAFKEGLPLLTAIGGAIGLESIIATFFPSIPFELGVVAALAAAVLCVLLQNTQLGLRFFRDVLTKKSLWSMVFVIVAIFVFKDIMQAAGVVSEMARVAGGEAALFASAAFLPFLVGLVAGINVAFVGATFPLLLGVLESLGMQDQTIRYIVLATFSGFTGVMISPIHICFILTCQYFQCDLARTWRKLVWPCLIFFASGVTLFYFLK, encoded by the coding sequence ATGGAATCTCTCATTACCACACTTGCGCCATTTCTCAAGGTTCTGTTTGCTTTTTGTATTATGTTGGCCGGTATGCGGTTTAAGGCAGGTCTTGGCTTATCCATTTTAGTGGGCGGGGCCGCTATGGGGTTCATGTTCGGACTCGAACCCATCCCGCTTGCCAAAGCGAGTGCCATGGCCCTGACTCAAGAGAAGTTTCATTTTCTTATTGCCATTGTTGGGTTGATTCTCATCCTTTCCGACGCCATGGAACGGTCTGGACAGTCCAAGCGACTTATGAACGCATTATCTGGATTCCTGACAAGTCCGCGCTTGAGGCTTGTTTTTTTCCCGGCTCTTATCGGATTGTTGCCTATGCCCGGCGGAGCTGTATTTTCCGCTCCCATGGTTAAGACCGTATCGGAAGACATGCGAATCAGTAATTCCGATCGAGCTGTGGTCAACTATTGGTTTCGGCATGTTTGGGAATTGGTCTGGCCGTTGTATCCCGGTATTATTTTGACACTTGGATTAGCCGATATTCAAATATTAGACCTTATTTCATATACTTGGCCAGGAACTCCGGTCATGCTGCTTGCAGGATGGTGGTTTTTTTTGCGGCCAGGAGTCCTTGATGCCAGTGAGTTGGTTGTGGAAAATCTGCCCACTACGCGGAGCAAGAAGGCTGCCTTTAAGGAGGGTTTGCCGCTTTTGACCGCCATTGGTGGGGCTATTGGACTTGAGAGTATTATTGCTACCTTTTTCCCCTCCATTCCTTTTGAGTTGGGTGTAGTTGCTGCTTTGGCTGCCGCTGTATTGTGTGTCTTGTTGCAGAATACCCAGTTGGGCCTACGCTTTTTTCGAGACGTTCTGACCAAGAAAAGTCTGTGGTCCATGGTTTTTGTTATTGTTGCGATTTTTGTTTTCAAGGATATTATGCAGGCTGCTGGTGTGGTCAGTGAAATGGCCCGAGTGGCTGGTGGTGAGGCTGCACTGTTTGCATCTGCCGCATTCTTACCGTTTCTTGTTGGATTGGTCGCAGGTATCAACGTAGCTTTTGTTGGTGCGACTTTTCCGCTTTTGCTTGGAGTGCTTGAATCTCTGGGCATGCAGGACCAGACCATTCGATATATTGTACTGGCGACATTCTCCGGCTTTACCGGGGTCATGATTTCACCAATTCATATTTGTTTCATACTGACATGTCAGTATTTTCAGTGTGACTTAGCCCGTACTTGGCGTAAACTGGTGTGGCCATGTCTCATTTTTTTTGCTTCGGGCGTAACGCTTTTTTATTTTTTGAAATAG
- a CDS encoding aldehyde ferredoxin oxidoreductase C-terminal domain-containing protein: protein MKEYFGWTGTILHIDLTTKEITHDHPDNAIYQKYIGGRGLAGHYLTPHATREWTDPALPILVFTGPLTGTIAPTSGRCTIMSRSPLTGAICHSSVGGRLATQLKCAGYDGLMITGKSDTPCGIEILDSEVQITTSNLHGATSGEVFAHLEPSILTGASVACIGPAAENGSPLASVMVDWHHSAGRGGLGLIWAEKNLKYLIMKGTGEPHVHDMGALKETREDIFRLTAASPVLMGQHGFSCWGTGSLFDLMDSRSMMPTDNFQKTRFPNARQLNASAYKKKFAPQKHGCNGCHILCKKIAQDGRSIPEYEAMAHFTALIGNRDMELVLAANDLCNQLGMDPISVGSTLACHREITEQEYTRESLLNALHEMAEGGDLGHGSLFFANTCGRPEASMSVKGMDLPAYDPRGAYGMALAYAMSTRGGCHLQAYPLSHEILRKPVATDRFSFSGKARIIKIAEDINAIIDSLTVCRFTFLAASLEEYTKAFTAVTGMHISGQDLLETGERIIYNERIMNAANGFTSSDDDLPTRFFTESGTSGGGVDIPPLNRTDFLTARTNYYRVRGLNENGTPTTETTKRLGLDQ, encoded by the coding sequence ATGAAAGAATACTTCGGCTGGACAGGCACAATCCTGCATATAGATCTGACCACCAAAGAGATCACCCATGACCACCCGGACAATGCTATATACCAAAAGTACATTGGCGGGAGAGGGCTTGCTGGGCACTATCTCACACCCCATGCCACTCGGGAATGGACCGATCCGGCTCTTCCGATCCTAGTATTCACCGGCCCGCTGACCGGCACCATTGCACCTACTTCCGGGCGATGCACCATCATGTCACGCTCCCCGTTGACTGGCGCGATATGTCACTCATCGGTCGGAGGCAGACTCGCGACTCAGCTCAAATGCGCTGGGTACGACGGTCTGATGATTACAGGCAAAAGCGACACTCCCTGCGGCATTGAAATTCTCGATAGCGAAGTCCAAATTACGACATCAAACCTCCATGGAGCGACTTCGGGAGAAGTTTTCGCACACCTTGAACCATCTATACTGACGGGAGCTTCAGTTGCCTGCATTGGTCCTGCTGCGGAAAACGGTTCCCCTCTCGCTTCTGTCATGGTTGACTGGCATCATTCGGCTGGCCGAGGCGGACTCGGCCTCATATGGGCTGAGAAAAATCTCAAATATCTCATAATGAAAGGGACAGGGGAACCCCATGTGCATGACATGGGTGCTCTTAAGGAAACGCGCGAAGATATATTCCGTCTCACTGCAGCATCACCGGTTCTTATGGGACAACATGGCTTTTCCTGCTGGGGGACAGGTTCTCTCTTCGACCTCATGGACTCTCGAAGCATGATGCCCACGGACAATTTTCAGAAAACACGCTTCCCCAATGCCCGTCAGCTCAATGCCTCCGCTTACAAAAAAAAGTTCGCCCCCCAAAAGCACGGCTGTAACGGCTGTCACATCCTGTGTAAAAAAATTGCACAGGATGGACGTTCCATACCTGAATATGAAGCCATGGCCCATTTTACCGCCCTTATCGGCAACCGGGACATGGAATTGGTTCTCGCTGCAAACGACCTGTGCAATCAACTCGGTATGGACCCTATTTCTGTTGGTTCAACCCTTGCTTGCCATCGCGAGATCACCGAGCAAGAATATACACGAGAATCGCTATTGAATGCTCTGCATGAAATGGCTGAAGGCGGCGACCTCGGACACGGCTCTTTATTCTTTGCCAATACATGTGGTCGACCAGAAGCATCCATGTCTGTCAAAGGAATGGACCTTCCGGCTTATGACCCGCGGGGAGCCTATGGGATGGCTCTGGCCTATGCCATGAGCACACGGGGAGGATGCCATTTGCAGGCCTATCCACTTAGCCACGAAATTCTGCGTAAACCCGTCGCCACAGACCGGTTCTCATTCAGCGGCAAAGCTCGCATCATCAAAATAGCTGAAGATATCAATGCAATAATAGATTCTCTGACGGTATGCAGATTCACCTTTCTCGCAGCCAGTCTGGAAGAATACACTAAAGCTTTCACAGCTGTTACTGGCATGCATATATCAGGTCAGGACCTGTTGGAAACCGGAGAACGCATCATTTATAATGAGCGTATTATGAACGCTGCCAATGGTTTTACGTCCAGTGACGACGACTTGCCAACTCGCTTCTTCACCGAATCTGGCACTTCGGGTGGCGGCGTGGATATCCCCCCGCTTAACCGTACGGATTTTCTCACGGCACGAACGAATTATTATCGAGTCCGGGGACTAAATGAAAACGGCACCCCAACCACTGAAACCACGAAACGACTTGGACTGGATCAATGA
- the ruvB gene encoding Holliday junction branch migration DNA helicase RuvB, with protein sequence MSKCTLPEENVRPRSLGEFIGQQDLRSNLDVFIKAARERERSLDHTLFYGNPGLGKTTLARIMASELGVNMVSTSGPVIERSGDLAAILTNLERGDILFIDEIHRMPATVEEVLYPAMEDFQIDLVIGSGPGARTVKLDLEPFTLVGATTRLGLLTSPLRDRFGCIFRIEFYSPEELGRIVERSATIIDVKVDPEGALAIGRRARGTPRIANRLLRRVRDYALVHGDGVVTKEQAESSLERLDVDQYGLDNMDRKILSLMVENFNGGPVGLKTIAAACAEEVRTIEDIYEPYLIQCGFLKRTPRGRVATAKAYQHLKLRMEDDQLPLL encoded by the coding sequence ATGAGCAAATGCACTCTCCCAGAGGAAAACGTTCGGCCCAGAAGTCTTGGTGAATTCATCGGACAGCAGGACTTGCGCAGTAATCTCGACGTCTTTATCAAGGCGGCCCGGGAGCGAGAGCGTTCCTTGGATCATACTCTTTTTTATGGCAATCCCGGCTTGGGAAAGACCACACTGGCGCGTATCATGGCGAGTGAATTGGGCGTGAATATGGTCTCCACATCCGGCCCTGTTATTGAGCGGTCTGGTGATTTGGCAGCTATTCTGACCAATTTGGAGCGCGGTGATATCTTGTTTATCGACGAAATTCACCGTATGCCCGCTACAGTCGAGGAAGTGCTGTATCCGGCCATGGAAGATTTTCAGATTGATCTAGTCATCGGGTCGGGGCCAGGAGCGCGAACGGTTAAGCTTGACCTTGAGCCGTTTACGCTGGTTGGTGCCACTACTCGTCTTGGTTTGCTTACGTCACCCCTGCGTGACCGTTTTGGCTGCATTTTTCGTATAGAATTTTATAGTCCCGAAGAATTGGGACGGATCGTTGAACGATCTGCGACCATTATTGATGTGAAAGTTGATCCGGAAGGAGCCTTGGCGATTGGACGGAGGGCGCGTGGTACTCCGCGTATTGCTAATAGATTGTTACGCCGAGTGCGAGATTACGCGTTGGTACACGGTGATGGCGTTGTCACCAAGGAGCAGGCTGAATCTTCTTTGGAGCGATTGGACGTTGATCAGTACGGTTTGGACAATATGGACCGTAAAATTCTTTCACTCATGGTAGAAAATTTTAATGGCGGTCCGGTTGGTCTTAAAACGATTGCTGCAGCCTGTGCAGAGGAAGTGCGTACCATTGAGGATATCTATGAACCGTACCTTATTCAGTGTGGTTTTTTGAAGCGTACCCCGCGTGGTCGTGTGGCTACAGCTAAGGCATATCAGCATTTGAAGTTACGTATGGAAGACGATCAATTGCCGCTTCTTTAG